A genomic region of Chitinimonas arctica contains the following coding sequences:
- a CDS encoding site-specific tyrosine recombinase XerD, translating into MSHPSPADLGRIDTFLDATWLSDGWSQHTASNYRRDLLQWAGWLAACERDSFTATAEHLRDFLATMAANHEACKSLSEPDKRKLATMARGKNPASRARLLSALRRYYRYWLELEQLALDPTAELEGPRLTRPLPKTLSEREVEAILAAPRPDTPLGVRDRAMLELMYASGLRVSELVALSLAAVNLNEGSIRIEQGKGNKTRLVPMGQPAQQAFRLYLAQARPELLGGRAHPIAFLNAHGEPMTRQGFWYIVKQHALGADIPASRLSPHVLRHAFATHLVNHGADLRVVQLLLGHADITTTQIYTHVAKARLASLHAAHHPRGGSR; encoded by the coding sequence ATGTCTCACCCTTCTCCCGCGGATCTGGGGCGTATCGATACGTTTCTGGATGCTACCTGGCTGTCCGACGGCTGGTCCCAACATACTGCCAGCAATTACCGGCGTGACCTGTTGCAATGGGCGGGCTGGCTGGCGGCGTGCGAGCGGGACAGCTTCACCGCGACAGCTGAGCACTTGCGGGATTTTCTTGCCACCATGGCGGCCAACCATGAGGCCTGCAAATCCCTGTCCGAGCCGGACAAGCGCAAGCTGGCGACGATGGCGAGAGGTAAGAATCCCGCTTCGCGCGCGCGCTTGCTGTCGGCTTTACGTCGCTATTACCGCTATTGGCTGGAGCTGGAACAGCTGGCATTGGATCCGACCGCCGAGCTGGAAGGGCCGCGACTGACGCGACCGCTGCCCAAGACGCTGTCCGAGCGCGAAGTGGAGGCCATCCTGGCGGCGCCCAGGCCGGATACGCCGCTAGGCGTGCGCGACCGTGCCATGCTGGAGTTGATGTATGCGAGCGGCCTACGGGTGTCCGAATTGGTGGCGCTGTCCTTGGCCGCCGTGAACTTGAATGAGGGTTCGATCCGGATCGAGCAGGGCAAGGGCAACAAGACCCGCCTGGTTCCCATGGGCCAGCCGGCACAGCAGGCGTTTCGCCTCTATCTGGCGCAGGCCAGGCCCGAGTTGCTTGGCGGGCGAGCCCATCCCATCGCCTTCCTCAATGCCCACGGCGAGCCGATGACCCGGCAAGGCTTTTGGTACATCGTCAAACAGCATGCCCTCGGCGCGGATATCCCTGCTTCCCGCTTGAGCCCGCATGTCTTGCGCCATGCCTTCGCCACCCATCTGGTCAATCACGGCGCCGATTTGCGGGTGGTGCAATTGCTGCTGGGCCACGCCGATATCACCACCACGCAAATCTATACCCATGTCGCCAAGGCGAGGCTGGCCAGCCTGCATGCCGCGCATCATCCGCGCGGCGGCTCACGCTGA
- a CDS encoding SH3 domain-containing protein: MKPWKPALLLLLFATAAHAAETGTLMRAAELKQKPFIDAAKVADLASQAPLEIVLRQGAWMQVKSGGQQGWVKMLNVRTGGATKAGSAGGGFLSAVNLFKTGSSGTTVTTGVKGLSEEDLRNAQPNMEQLAKLGGYAASADEAGRFAKAGKLANERLDYLPKPSTAQANDENR, encoded by the coding sequence ATGAAACCATGGAAACCAGCACTGTTGTTGCTGCTGTTCGCCACGGCGGCCCATGCCGCCGAAACCGGCACCCTGATGCGGGCGGCGGAACTGAAGCAGAAGCCGTTTATCGATGCGGCAAAGGTGGCCGATCTGGCCAGCCAGGCGCCGCTGGAGATCGTGCTGCGGCAGGGCGCCTGGATGCAGGTGAAATCGGGCGGACAGCAGGGTTGGGTCAAGATGCTGAATGTCCGTACCGGCGGCGCCACCAAGGCGGGGAGTGCGGGAGGCGGGTTCCTGTCGGCGGTCAATCTGTTCAAGACAGGCAGTTCCGGCACCACCGTGACCACCGGCGTCAAAGGCCTGTCGGAAGAGGATCTGCGCAATGCGCAGCCCAATATGGAGCAGTTGGCCAAACTGGGTGGCTATGCCGCCAGTGCCGACGAAGCGGGCCGTTTTGCCAAGGCGGGCAAGCTGGCCAACGAGCGCCTCGACTATCTGCCCAAGCCGTCCACGGCGCAGGCCAACGACGAAAATCGCTGA
- the rplS gene encoding 50S ribosomal protein L19, with the protein MNLIQILEQEEIARLGKTIPDFAPGDTVIVQVKVKEGTRERLQAYEGVVIAKRNRGLNSAFIVRKISSGEGVERTFQTYSPLVAAIEVKRRGDVRRAKLYYLRDRSGKSARIKEKLPARKVVAAAK; encoded by the coding sequence ATGAATCTGATCCAGATCCTGGAACAAGAAGAAATCGCCCGTCTGGGCAAGACCATCCCCGATTTCGCTCCCGGTGACACCGTCATCGTGCAAGTGAAGGTCAAGGAAGGCACCCGCGAACGTCTGCAGGCTTACGAAGGCGTCGTTATCGCCAAGCGTAACCGCGGTCTGAACAGCGCCTTTATCGTCCGCAAGATTTCTTCGGGCGAAGGCGTCGAGCGTACCTTCCAGACTTACTCGCCACTGGTTGCCGCTATCGAAGTGAAGCGTCGCGGCGATGTTCGCCGTGCCAAGCTTTACTATCTGCGCGATCGTTCGGGCAAGTCCGCACGTATCAAGGAAAAGCTGCCGGCCCGCAAGGTCGTGGCTGCCGCGAAGTAA
- a CDS encoding YebC/PmpR family DNA-binding transcriptional regulator encodes MAGHSKWANIQHRKGRQDAKRGQLFTRLIKEITVAAKMGDPDPATNPRLRLAVDKALGANMPKDNIQRAIDRGAGNLEGVDYLETRYEGYGIGGAAVMVDCLTDNKTRTVADVRHAFSKYGGNMGTDGCVSFQFKHCGYLIFAPGTNEDALMEAALEAGADDVVSNEDGSIEVITPPYDFVTIKETLEAAGFKAEMGEATMKAQAETPLEGDDALKMQKLIDALESLDDVQEVYTTAIMDE; translated from the coding sequence ATGGCAGGCCATTCCAAGTGGGCAAATATTCAACACCGCAAGGGTCGTCAAGACGCGAAGCGGGGGCAGCTTTTTACCCGTCTGATCAAGGAAATCACCGTTGCCGCTAAAATGGGCGATCCCGATCCGGCGACCAATCCGCGCCTGCGCCTGGCCGTGGACAAGGCGCTTGGCGCCAATATGCCCAAGGATAATATCCAGCGTGCTATCGATCGGGGCGCCGGTAATCTGGAAGGGGTGGATTACCTGGAAACCCGCTATGAAGGATATGGCATTGGTGGCGCTGCGGTGATGGTGGATTGCCTGACCGACAACAAGACCCGCACCGTGGCTGATGTACGGCATGCCTTTAGCAAGTACGGCGGCAATATGGGTACCGACGGCTGCGTATCCTTCCAGTTCAAGCATTGCGGCTATCTGATCTTCGCGCCCGGCACCAATGAGGACGCATTGATGGAAGCCGCGCTGGAAGCGGGCGCGGACGATGTGGTGAGCAACGAGGATGGTTCGATCGAAGTGATTACCCCTCCCTACGACTTCGTGACCATCAAGGAAACGCTGGAAGCCGCCGGTTTCAAGGCCGAGATGGGCGAGGCGACCATGAAGGCGCAGGCCGAAACCCCGCTGGAGGGGGATGATGCGTTGAAGATGCAGAAGCTGATCGATGCGCTGGAGAGCCTGGATGATGTGCAAGAGGTCTATACCACTGCCATCATGGATGAATAA
- the trmD gene encoding tRNA (guanosine(37)-N1)-methyltransferase TrmD: MRFDVITIFPAMFDAIAQHGVTQRARDQAIFDLHCWNPRDYSTGNYRRVDDRPYGGGPGMVMLPEPLESAIEAARAAQMAAGVARPRLVYMSPQGAPLQHEVVMRLLAEPGLIVLAGRYEGVDERVIARQVDEEISIGDYVLSGGELPAMVLIDSLVRQLPGVLNDIASAQEDSFVDGLLDCPHYTRPEVYRGMDVPAVLLSGNHAAIRCWRLKQSLGRTWLRRPELLEKRQLTKEEARLLREFQAEYRAGRDEKEQASHTE; encoded by the coding sequence GTGCGGTTCGACGTCATCACGATTTTTCCCGCCATGTTCGACGCTATCGCGCAACATGGCGTAACCCAGCGGGCACGCGATCAAGCCATTTTTGATCTGCACTGCTGGAATCCGCGCGACTACAGCACCGGTAACTATCGCCGCGTGGACGACCGCCCCTATGGCGGCGGTCCCGGCATGGTGATGTTGCCGGAGCCGCTGGAATCGGCCATCGAGGCAGCCAGGGCAGCGCAGATGGCTGCCGGCGTGGCGCGGCCGCGCTTGGTCTATATGTCGCCGCAGGGCGCGCCGCTGCAGCACGAGGTGGTGATGCGCCTATTGGCCGAGCCTGGCCTGATCGTACTGGCGGGCCGGTACGAAGGGGTCGACGAGCGGGTGATCGCGCGACAGGTGGATGAAGAAATCTCCATCGGCGATTACGTGCTTTCGGGCGGCGAGTTGCCGGCCATGGTGTTGATCGATTCCTTGGTGCGGCAATTGCCGGGCGTGTTGAATGACATCGCCTCGGCACAGGAAGACAGTTTTGTGGACGGGTTGCTCGATTGCCCGCATTACACCCGTCCCGAGGTATATCGTGGCATGGACGTACCGGCGGTTTTGCTGTCCGGCAACCATGCGGCGATCAGGTGCTGGCGATTGAAGCAGTCGCTGGGGCGGACGTGGTTGCGTCGGCCCGAGCTGCTGGAAAAGCGCCAGCTGACAAAAGAGGAAGCTCGGCTTCTCCGCGAGTTCCAGGCCGAATATCGGGCTGGCCGCGATGAGAAGGAACAAGCTTCGCACACGGAGTAG
- a CDS encoding PsiF family protein codes for MKHLTLLAFALCTLGMAHAADEPNKQQSKMGQCNKDAGDKKGDERKKFMSECLKTKVVTQQSKMKTCNQEATGKKGDERKKFMSECLKKPAEAAEKTS; via the coding sequence ATGAAACATCTTACGCTTCTCGCCTTCGCGCTTTGCACCCTCGGAATGGCGCATGCGGCCGACGAGCCCAACAAGCAGCAGAGCAAGATGGGTCAGTGCAACAAGGATGCCGGCGACAAGAAAGGCGACGAGCGCAAAAAATTCATGAGCGAATGCCTGAAGACCAAGGTGGTCACCCAGCAAAGCAAAATGAAAACCTGCAACCAGGAAGCCACCGGCAAGAAGGGCGACGAGCGCAAGAAATTCATGAGCGAATGCTTGAAAAAGCCGGCCGAGGCAGCGGAAAAGACTTCCTGA
- a CDS encoding CHASE2 domain-containing protein: MMPVLRKLLRRFSWWHWFAVFALLASLDYGVLDAGQIVDQRGMDILVRQHALSRPPSSEVVVIDIDQRSLEEMNGQAGSWPWPRSVHGELVGYLARQQPRAVVFDFHFNEPDIFRPEHDQAFVDAVAAQTNVYLSMALSDSGLGAAVADMPAAVGMQPTPGADPRSHIPLLLPLVMAQHGHPEAMRGGLINFSEDSDRVARHYYLYRERQHWRFPSMPARLAKDNGWPIPAGDRILLNWRSAWRHVPYADVYADAQREKPLRAADEFRDKIVVVGTAAPGLQDLRVTSLGSTYPGVDILATAIDNLRAGDWLREVPRPAALPFAVLLLAGIAYVFARGISPTRIAYGLLGLNLAVVSLAWWQLGRGVWLPAFTPLLFGWLFYWLCALLAYLQERQRREQAIGMFGRFLDPRVVGDLLARGEIDTGANAESRQITVLFSDIRGFTTLSETRSPEAIVSLLNRYFSTQVEIIFRHGGTLDKFIGDAIMAFWGAPVNDPDHARHAILAAMEMSQALVRFKAELTDLGHDFEIGIGLNSGLAVVGFIGSQDRLDYTAIGDTVNLASRIEGQTKGVARVLVAESTMQAAGPVFDYRDCGLHHVKGREQDVRLFEPSLRE, from the coding sequence ATGATGCCCGTCCTTCGCAAGCTGTTGCGCCGCTTTTCCTGGTGGCACTGGTTCGCCGTGTTCGCCCTGTTGGCGTCGCTGGATTATGGCGTGCTCGACGCCGGGCAAATCGTCGACCAGCGCGGCATGGATATCCTGGTGCGGCAGCATGCGCTGAGCAGGCCGCCGTCCAGCGAGGTGGTGGTGATCGATATCGACCAGCGCTCGCTGGAGGAAATGAACGGGCAGGCGGGCAGCTGGCCCTGGCCCCGTTCGGTACATGGCGAGCTGGTCGGCTACCTGGCGCGGCAGCAGCCACGGGCGGTGGTATTCGATTTCCATTTCAACGAACCCGATATTTTCCGTCCCGAGCACGACCAGGCCTTTGTCGATGCTGTGGCCGCCCAGACCAATGTCTATCTCTCGATGGCGCTGAGCGATAGCGGCTTGGGCGCCGCCGTGGCGGATATGCCCGCCGCGGTGGGTATGCAGCCTACCCCTGGTGCCGACCCGCGTAGCCATATCCCGCTTCTGCTGCCCCTGGTCATGGCCCAGCACGGCCATCCGGAAGCGATGCGCGGCGGGCTGATCAATTTCTCCGAAGATAGCGACCGGGTCGCCCGCCACTACTATCTATACCGTGAGCGCCAGCATTGGCGCTTCCCCTCCATGCCGGCCCGCCTGGCCAAGGACAATGGCTGGCCGATACCGGCGGGAGACCGCATCCTGCTGAACTGGCGTAGCGCCTGGCGGCACGTGCCTTATGCCGATGTCTATGCCGATGCCCAGCGGGAGAAGCCGCTGCGTGCCGCTGACGAATTCCGCGACAAGATCGTCGTGGTGGGAACGGCGGCGCCAGGTTTGCAGGATCTGCGGGTGACCTCCCTGGGGAGTACCTACCCGGGCGTCGATATCCTGGCCACGGCCATCGACAATCTGCGGGCGGGCGATTGGCTGCGTGAGGTGCCGCGGCCCGCCGCCCTGCCTTTCGCCGTCTTGTTGCTGGCGGGCATCGCCTATGTATTCGCGCGCGGGATCAGTCCTACCCGGATCGCCTATGGCTTGCTGGGGCTGAATCTGGCGGTGGTCAGCCTGGCTTGGTGGCAGCTGGGACGCGGGGTATGGCTGCCGGCCTTTACGCCTTTGCTGTTCGGTTGGCTTTTCTACTGGCTGTGCGCGCTGCTGGCGTATTTGCAGGAGCGGCAGCGGCGCGAGCAGGCTATCGGCATGTTCGGACGTTTTCTCGATCCCAGGGTGGTGGGCGATCTGCTTGCCCGTGGTGAGATCGACACCGGTGCGAATGCGGAAAGCCGACAGATCACCGTACTGTTTTCCGATATTCGCGGTTTTACGACCTTGTCGGAGACCCGTTCGCCGGAAGCCATCGTCTCGCTGCTGAATCGTTATTTCTCCACGCAGGTCGAAATCATATTTCGCCACGGGGGGACGCTGGATAAATTTATCGGCGATGCCATCATGGCCTTCTGGGGCGCGCCGGTGAATGACCCCGACCATGCCCGCCATGCGATTCTGGCCGCCATGGAGATGTCGCAGGCGCTGGTTCGCTTCAAGGCGGAGCTGACGGACCTCGGCCATGACTTCGAGATCGGCATCGGTCTCAATAGCGGGCTCGCGGTTGTCGGCTTTATCGGTTCGCAAGACCGGCTGGACTACACTGCGATAGGTGATACGGTGAATCTGGCCAGCCGGATCGAAGGGCAGACCAAGGGCGTGGCGCGCGTGTTGGTGGCCGAGTCCACCATGCAGGCGGCCGGCCCGGTCTTTGACTACCGCGATTGCGGTTTGCACCACGTCAAGGGCCGCGAGCAGGATGTGCGCCTGTTCGAGCCCAGTCTCCGGGAATAA
- a CDS encoding M48 family metalloprotease, whose protein sequence is MRKLLLPLLLACFALPGQAFDFGKLIKGLETVKKAADAKRDIGEPEEIQMGGELAATLLGASPLVDDAELQRYVNRVGMWLAQQTERPGLPWKFGVIEHPNVNAFATPGGHILITRGLFQRLRSEAELAGVLAHEISHVLQKHQLKAIQKSMGSAVFSDIASQYAENSGKPRADVLAKVVSGGKELFLRGLDKDDEFEADRMGVVIAARGGYNPYGLVGVLQTLAEAPSDGAFALMFKTHPAPNDRLDRLGSAMGERLDGLEKTVDDVPRFARMKR, encoded by the coding sequence ATGCGTAAATTATTGTTGCCGCTATTGCTGGCCTGTTTTGCCTTGCCTGGCCAGGCCTTCGATTTCGGTAAGCTGATCAAGGGCCTGGAGACTGTCAAGAAGGCCGCCGATGCCAAACGCGATATCGGCGAGCCGGAAGAGATCCAGATGGGCGGCGAGCTGGCCGCGACCCTGCTGGGTGCCTCGCCGCTGGTGGACGATGCCGAGCTGCAGCGTTACGTCAACCGGGTCGGCATGTGGCTGGCGCAACAAACCGAGCGGCCCGGCCTGCCATGGAAGTTTGGCGTGATCGAACATCCCAATGTCAATGCCTTTGCTACCCCCGGTGGGCATATCCTGATTACCCGTGGCTTGTTCCAGCGCCTGCGCAGCGAGGCGGAACTGGCCGGTGTGCTGGCGCACGAGATATCCCATGTGCTGCAAAAACATCAGCTCAAGGCGATTCAGAAAAGCATGGGCAGCGCCGTCTTCAGCGATATCGCCAGTCAGTATGCCGAAAACAGCGGCAAACCCAGGGCCGATGTATTGGCCAAGGTGGTCAGCGGCGGCAAGGAACTGTTTCTGCGCGGTCTGGACAAGGATGACGAGTTCGAGGCGGACCGCATGGGCGTGGTGATCGCTGCCCGTGGCGGCTACAACCCTTATGGCCTGGTCGGGGTATTGCAGACACTGGCCGAAGCGCCGTCGGATGGCGCTTTCGCGCTGATGTTCAAGACCCATCCGGCGCCGAACGACCGGCTCGATCGCTTGGGGAGTGCCATGGGTGAGCGGCTGGATGGCCTGGAGAAGACCGTGGATGATGTGCCGCGCTTTGCCAGGATGAAGCGCTGA